One genomic region from Gossypium hirsutum isolate 1008001.06 chromosome D13, Gossypium_hirsutum_v2.1, whole genome shotgun sequence encodes:
- the LOC107918928 gene encoding serine/threonine protein phosphatase 2A 55 kDa regulatory subunit B alpha isoform, giving the protein MIDIISAIEFNRNGDHLATDDRGGRVVLFERTDTQDHVGHQRDLEKMDYPINRYPELRYKTEFQSHEPEFDYLKSLEIEEKINKIRWCQSSNGALFLLSTNDRTIKLWKVQEKKVKKVCNMNVGSTKAMRNGPIVCSSISTSSKQYIANGGCTSNDFSFPTGGFPSLHLPVVVIVNPECLFVKILWNQLLFLSFFHGLGSV; this is encoded by the exons ATGA TTGATATCATATCTGCAATTGAATTCAATAGAAATGGCGATCACCTTGCTACCGATGATCGTGGGGGTCGGGTGGTTTTGTTTGAAAGGACTGACACTCAAGAC CATGTTGGACATCAAAGAGATCTAGAGAAGATGGATTATCCAATCAATAGGTATCCTGAGCTTCGCTATAAAACAGAGTTTCAGAGCCACGAACCTGAG TTTGACTATCTGAAGAGCTTGGAAATTGAGgagaaaattaacaaaattaggtGGTGCCAGTCATCTAATggtgctctttttcttttgtcgaCAAATGACAGAACAATCAAGTTATGGAAG GTACAAGAGAAGAAAGTCAAAAAAGTATGTAACATGAACGTGGGCTCAACCAAAGCCATGAGAAATGGTCCTATTGTTTGTTCAAGTATATCAACAAGCTCCAAACAATACATTGCAAATGGAGGATGCACAAGCAATGACTTCTCATTCCCAACTGGGGGTTTCCCATCTTTGCATTTGCCTGTGGTAGTTATTGTGAATCCAGAATGCTTATTTGTTAAGATACTTTGGAATCAATTactttttttgtcatttttccaTGGTTTAGGCAGTGTTTGA